The Hevea brasiliensis isolate MT/VB/25A 57/8 chromosome 1, ASM3005281v1, whole genome shotgun sequence genome has a window encoding:
- the LOC131183172 gene encoding uncharacterized protein LOC131183172, producing the protein MVSDPLEHGSPRLIKEEAECYAPAPAPSREQNSRVKSSMGAAEFRKKYVSHVYLEARRREFLALRQRQLTVSEYEWEFMRLSGYTLEIMPTEVDRCRRFKDGLNDNIRLIVTSHRFTDFSLLVASALDVERVRDDQQSRRDRQRKRGPGQGQFSAPATSSKKHKGS; encoded by the exons ATGGTATCTGATCCTTTAGAGCACGGGTCTCCTAGACTGATCAAGGAGGAGGCAGAGTGTTATGCACCTGCccctgctcctagtagggagcaAAATAGCAGAGTCAAGTCATCTATGGGTGCTGCAG AATTTAGGAAGAAATATGTAAGCCATGTGTATTTAGAGgcaagaaggagagaattcctagcaTTGAGACAAAGGCAGcttacagtctccgaatatgagtgggagttcatgagacttagtggatatacATTGGAGATAATGCCTACAGAGGTTGATAGGTGCAGGAGATTTAAGGATggattaaatgataacatcagACTGATAGTTACTTCTCATCGCTTTACCGACTTCTCTTTGTTGGTAGCATCAgctcttgatgtggagagagtcagagatGATCAGCAGTCCAGGAGAGACAGACAGCGTAAGAGAGGTCCTGGACAGGGCCAGTTTAGTGCACCAGCTACTAGTAGTAAGAAGCATAAGGGTTCATAG